TGTAACCCTTTTGTGTGATAAAATACCCTATGAAAACACACTTAAGAGCTTTAGCATCAAGTTTGTCTCAATGATGTTTGTGATTGTGAACATAGGTTACACACCTAAAAATTCTTGGGagaattttagaataaaaattactCTTTGGAAAGAATTATGATAAATTGTTTAAAGGATTTTTGAAACCAATAACTCTTGAAGGTATTCTATTTATCAAATAAGTAGATGTTAAAACAACTTCTCCTTAATAGTGTTTTGGAACTTGAAGTTGAAAAAGTAAAGCTCGAGTAGTTTCGAGAAGAtgtctgttttttcttttggctaacccattttgttgaggagtaTTAACACAAGATGATTGATAAATAATCCCTTCCTTTTCAAAGTATGGTGATAGGATCTTATTAAAGTAGTCCTTAGCATTATAAGTTCTAATCCCCTTAATGCTAACCCTAAATTGattctttatcatttttgtaAAGTTTGGAAATATGTGACTTATAttagcttttcttttaagaaaataaacctAAGTCATTCGGGTACAATCATCAATAAATGTTACAAATCCCTTTGCTCCTGAAATATTAGGAACATTATATGGACCTCATATGTTAGAATGAATTAAATGGAGTGGAGACATAGATCTTGAATcacttatagaaaaaaaacactctatAATGCTTTGCAAACTTATAAATTTCACATCGAAATTGTTCcacattaagatttttaaattaaaatggaaaCATGACTAAGAGTCTTAAATGAAAGATGTCCTAAACGACGATGATGGTTCcaaacatcatttttattagaattaacTGAAATAAATGATAGAGGGTAAGAGTTACTACTGCTGCCTTGCACTTCAAACATGTACAACCCATCCTTGACTCTAGCCTGCCCAATCATCTCCTGTAGCTAGGTCCTGAAATATATAGTGATCAAGGAAGAAAGTTACACTACAATTTATGTCTTTGATTAGTTTTCGAATGGATAACAAATTTGCAGTGAAGTTAGGGATATGTAGCACTTGTTTAAGGTTCAATGAGTGATTAAAATGGATTGTTCCCTGTCCTGCTACTTTGATTAGAGATCCATCAGCAactgtgattttattattgctAGGACAAGGCTGATATGATTTGAATGAACCTGCAAAATGAGTCATATGGTCTATTGCACCTGAGTCTATAACCCAAATGCTAGAATGGTCCTTGTTTGAGGCACTAAATACATgataaattagaattttaccATTTTAAGTAAGAGAGCTGTTAAGGTTGCTTAACAAGTGAAgaagaattgaagaagaaatgaagaagaaagaatagaAAGAAGTGAAGAACAGAGAACTGTTCTGAGAGAATTCGAGAGGAAAGAATTGAGACTGAATTTctgtatatttttctatatccAATGTCAAATCTTCACGTTCGTTTTATAGTAACAGAATGGACTACTAACTGATTATCCTAACTGAATTCAACTGTTATAACAACCTGCTAACTACTTCTTAACTAACTAACAGAATTAACAACCAAAAGGTTGCGTGCTGCAGACGTTAGCCAGCCTGCATTGCTTCTACTGCTTCTTTTAGCTAGCCTGCATtgcttctacttcttcttccttATGTTGCCTTCTTCTTAGAGATTAGGTACGTAACAGTACCCCTCCCATGCGAGATTCTTGTCCCAAGAATCAAGAGCAGGATCAGTTTACGTAGCAATATTAAAGTCTGGAAATTGCAACTGTAATTCTGTCAACTCCTCCCAAGTCGCATCTTCAGGGAACGAATTCGACCACTGAATTAAGCCTGCCACCACAGCTGTATTACCCTTCTTCATAAGTTTCCTATCCAAAATTGTAACTGGATACACCTTTACCCTGCCCTCCTCATCTACGAATGGCAAGGCTTGAGAAACGATGGCCACTTCCCCCAATTTTTTCCTTAATAAGGAAACATGGAACACTGGGTGCACTGCACTTCTTGGGGGTAGCTGGAGTTTATATGCAACTGGACCGATGCACTCAAGGACTAGATAGGGACCATAGTACCTGGGGTTTAACTTGTAATGTTTCCTGTACATAACACTGCCTTGCCTGTAAGGTTGGAGCTTCAgaaaaacccaatctcctataAAAAATGTCCTCTCTGATCGTCTCCTGTTGGCCACTTGCCCCATCCGATTCCTTGCCCCCTCTAGCAAGCCTTTGATTAATTGATCCATATTAATCCTCTTCTGTTTCCATTCCCCTACTGCAGCTACTTGAGTATCCTCCGTAAGCACCATTTCCCTGGCTGGAGGTTCATAACCATACAAAGCCTGGAAAGGGGACATGCCAATAGTGAAGTGGAAATCCATTGATGCCACTTCCTTGGACAGTGCATGGTAACACACCTTAAGTAGGTCTCGAGGCACTGATTTACCCTTTCAGTTTGCCCATCCGTTTGTGGATGGTATGCTGTACTTAACATCAGCTTGACCCCTAGGTGTTTGAACAGCTCTTGCCAGAATAAGCTTGTGAATATCTTATCCCTGTCGGTCAAGATTGTGGCAGGCAAGCCGTGGAACTTGTAAACATGATCTAGGAAGGATTTAGCCACATCCTGAGCTGTGAAAGGATGTGCTAGTGTGATAAAATGTCCATACTTGGTGAAGCGATCAACAATGACCATGATGGTGTCTCTGCCCTCTGATTTTGGAAGCCCCTCGATGAAGTCCATGGTAATATCCTGCCAAGGACCATGTGGAGTGGGCAGAGCTTGTAACAACCCAGGATAAGACACCCTCTCAGCCTTGGCTTGTTTACAAACATCACACTGCTGCACTAGTTGATAGACCATTTTCTTCATGGCAGGCCAGTAGAAATGACCCTTAAGTCACCTGTATGTATTCTGGATGCCTGCATGCCCTCCAATATAGGAATCATGGGTATTTTTGACGAGTTCTTCTCTCAAGGAACCTGCAGCTCCTACCACCATTCTCCCCTTATACTTCAGCACCCCATTAGTGTAGGTAAAATGTGAAGCCTGTGTAGTATCTAACATTCTACCCTGTATGATGTCCTGTAGCTTGGCATCATCCTTGTAGGAGCTATAAACCTGATCATACCAAGATGGAATCACTTGTGTTATGGCTGTGAGCCACCCTCCTGCAGTAATTGCCCCTTGGTCTCTACCATCATTCTGCATATTCCTTCTTGATAGAGCATCAACAACTTTGTTCTCCCTTCCTTTTCTATACTTGATTTGATAGTTTAATCCTAGCAGCTTGGTCAGTCCTTTCTTCTGAATAGGGGTGTGGATTTTCTGATCAGTAAGTATGTTAAGCTCTCATGATCAGTTTGTATAATAAACTGATCCTGTTCCAAGTAGTGTCGCCATTTGTCTACTGCCATCAGTATAGCCAAGTATTCTTTCTCATATATGGACAGTCCCAAGTGTTTAACTCCCAAGGCTTTGCTCATGAATGCTAATGGCCTTCCCTCTTGGCTTAGCACTGCTCCAATTCCAGTGTCACAAGCGTTAATGACACCAAACTTCCTGATGAATTTTCGATAGTAGCCAGCTAAGCCAAGAAATCCTCTTAGCTCCTTGATAGTCTTTGGAATTGGCCACTCCTGTACAACCTGTATTTTCTTAGGGTCTGTGGCTACCCCTTCAGCAGAGATGATATGCCCCAAGTATTCTACCCTTGGTTCAGCAAATGTGCATTTCGACCTCCTTGCATACAGCTGGTTGGTCTTCAGGATCTCCAGAATTTGTTGCAAATGTCTAAGGTGTGCTTCTAAAGAGGAACTGTAAATGAGGATGTCGTCAAAGAATACCAAGGCAAATTTCCTCAGGAATGGCTCCAGAATATCATTCATCAAGGCTTGGAATGTTGCAGGGGCATTTTCGAGGCCAAAAGGCATGACTCTAAACTCATAATGCCCTTGGTGAGTACGGAAGGCTGTTTTCTCTACATCTTCCTCATGCATTCTCACTTGATGATAGCCTGATCGTAGATCGAGCTTAGAGAAGAAGCTAGACCCTTGCAGCTCATCCAGGAGGTCATCGATCAAAGGAATAGGGAACTTGTTCTTGATCGTGACTTCATTCAACCGCCTGTAGTCTACACAGAAACGCTAGGAGTTATCCTTCTTCTTGACCAAGAGTATTGGTGAAGCAAATGGGCTCACACTTGGTTGAATGATGTTATTGCTGAGCATTTCCTTGACCATCTTCTCGATCTCTcctttttgaaagaaagaagtCTTATACGGCCTGCAGTTTACAGGATGAGCTCCTGTGTGCAGAAGAATTCTATGATCCTGCCTCCTCCCTGGTGGTAATGCAGTAGGCTCTTGGAAAACCTCTGCATAGACTGTTAACAGCTTCTCTACTGCTGGATTAGGCAAACCTACCATGGTTGCTGCAGTGGCTTCTATCAGGAAAAATTGCCCAACAAAGCCCATAATAGAAGTTTTTAAGTTCTTCTGGACCTTCTCTACTGTCATTGATTGGAGGCTGGCAGTTTCGATGATGCCATTGAGTTCCAACATCCTTCCCTCCTTCTTAAATGTCAATTTCATCTTGATGAAATCGAATAAGATTGGTGAGAATTTTCTTAACCAATCCACCCCTAACACCATGTCACACCTCCCTAGCTTCAAAATCCTCAAGTCTGCTGTGAACTCATAATTCTGCATAAACCATGTAAATCCTGCTGTATAGGAGTCACATAGTATGACGCTACCATTAGCAACAGTTACTGCTAGCACCGGAGAATTCGCAACAGGAAGTTGTAATTCCCCTGCTATACTGGCATCAAGGAAGCTGTGGGTGCTGCCACTATCAATGAGAATAACCAGGTCCTTGCCTTGGTAGCTACCTCTAATTCGTATGGTGTTGTGGGCATAGTTATCTGCTAATGCATTCAAGGATAGGCCATATTCCTCAATCTTGCTATCAGGTGCTACATCTGTATTGTTGTTTCCTGCTGTGGCATCCATAAATTCCTCCTCTTCCTGGCCTTCCATCATGTGCAGTCCCTTGGCAATGCACTTATGTCCTGGCATAAATTTGTCTCCACACTTAAAACATTGCCCCAACCTGCGCCTCTGCTCGTACATGGTTTCTGGGACCTTTGGTGTCTGCAAATTATTGCCCACATAGGTGGATTGAGGATTACCAAATGATCTTCCCATTCCTAGCTTGGTAGTGAATCTGTTCTTCCTTGCCAATATGTTGTTCGATTCCTCCTGCCACTTTGCTTGATCAAAGGCTGTCAGCAACGTGCCTGGCTTCAGTATCTTCAACATAGGTTTAATGTCCTCTTTTAATCCACTAATAAAGCTGGAAATGTAGTAGGACTCTGGCAGTACTGGATTGAGTGAATGCATCAATGATTTGAGATCTTCAAACCTTTCCACATACTCTTCCATACCATTCTCTTGCGTTAGTTTGTTGAATTCCTCCACAATATCCTCCCTACTACCAAACCGGCTGCATATGGCCTTTGAGAACTCCTCCCATTCTAGATTAGCATCCAGCCCACACATGTACCCTTCAAACCATATTTCTGCTTTCCCTTCCAAATACAAGGAAGCTATCTCTACCCACTGTTGCCATGGAATTGCATTGAGTTTGAAGAACTTGTTGCACCTTCTCAACCATCCTCTAGGGTTGTCTCCTCGAAAAATGGTTAGATCCATCTTAGGCAATCCTGCATTGAACATAGCTCTATGTTGTTCCTGCCCATAATTTGCATCTCCTCTCATAGGACCCTTCCCTTTAGAAGGTATTCCTTCAATGTTGCCCCTGGCTGGAGTTTGTAGTATGCCTTTAGAAGTACTCCCCATATCCTTTTCCATCACGTGATGAGCAAGAAACGCCTGGAACTGAC
This genomic interval from Populus alba chromosome 1, ASM523922v2, whole genome shotgun sequence contains the following:
- the LOC118027473 gene encoding uncharacterized protein, which produces MVKNVEEHCKKLDERMQIMQQEFQEQREEQSKKNEQISVQLETLSSQFQAFLAHHVMEKDMGSTSKGILQTPARGNIEGIPSKGKGPMRGDANYGQEQHRAMFNAGLPKMDLTIFRGDNPRGWLRRCNKFFKLNAIPWQQWVEIASLYLEGKAEIWFEGYMCGLDANLEWEEFSKAICSRFGSREDIVEEFNKLTQENGMEEYVERFEDLKSLMHSLNPVLPESYYISSFISGLKEDIKPMLKILKPGTLLTAFDQAKWQEESNNILARKNRFTTKLGMGRSFGNPQSTYVGNNLQTPKVPETMYEQRRRLGQCFKCGDKFMPGHKCIAKGLHMMEGQEEEEFMDATAGNNNTDVAPDSKIEEYGLSLNALADNYAHNTIRIRGSYQGKDLVILIDSGSTHSFLDASIAGELQLPVANSPVLAVTVANGSVILCDSYTAGFTWFMQNYEFTADLRILKLGRCDMVLGVDWLRKFSPILFDFIKMKLTFKKEGRMLELNGIIETASLQSMTVEKVQKNLKTSIMGFVGQFFLIEATAATMVGLPNPAVEKLLTVYAEVFQEPTALPPGRRQDHRILLHTGAHPVNCRPYKTSFFQKGEIEKMVKEMLSNNIIQPNYRRLNEVTIKNKFPIPLIDDLLDELQGSSFFSKLDLRSGYHQVRMHEEDVEKTAFRTHQGHYEFRVMPFGLENAPATFQALMNDILEPFLRKFALVFFDDILIYSSSLEAHLRHLQQILEILKTNQLYARRSKCTFAEPRVEYLGHIISAEGVATDPKKIQVVQEWPIPKTIKELRGFLGLAGYYRKFIRKFGVINACDTGIGAVLSQEGRPLAFMSKALGVKHLGLSIYEKEYLAILMAKIHTPIQKKGLTKLLGLNYQIKYRKGRENKVVDALSRRNMQNDGRDQGAITAGGWLTAITQVIPSWYDQVYSSYKDDAKLQDIIQGRMLDTTQASHFTYTNGVLKYKGRMVVGAAVQQCDVCKQAKAERVSYPGLLQALPTPHGPWQDITMDFIEGLPKSEGRDTIMVIVDRFTKYGHFITLAHPFTAQDVAKSFLDHVYKFHGLPATILTDRDKIFTSLFWQELFKHLGVKLMLSTAYHPQTDGQTERALYGYEPPAREMVLTEDTQVAAVGEWKQKRINMDQLIKGLLEGARNRMGQVANRRRSERTFFIGDWVFLKLQPYRQGSVMYRKHYKLNPRYYGPYLVLECIGPVAYKLQLPPRSAVHPVFHVSLLRKKLGEVAIVSQALPFVDEEGRVKVYPVTILDRKLMKKGNTAVVAGLIQWSNSFPEDATWEELTELQLQFPDFNIATSVKAMWDHLTQVYNQDNNAKHFYLELAIANYTQGNLCIQDYYSGFLTLWNDYSDLVTAKVSAEEYEPVHTSLVNHDLVPSLNACFEELLREEQHLHTQTIMEQARVASTTVAYVASTYSKGKSRDMSKTQCYSCKKYGHIAPHCPHKFCNYYKQPGHIIKECDIHPPLCSNKAYHATIIVAGSPVSHAQPLANLLTQ